The following coding sequences lie in one Cronobacter universalis NCTC 9529 genomic window:
- the leuC gene encoding 3-isopropylmalate dehydratase large subunit, with protein MAKTLYQKLFDAHVVHEAPNETPLLYIDRHLVHEVTSPQAFDGLRAHGRPVRQPRKTFATMDHNVSTQTKDINASGEMARIQMQELIKNCNEFGVELYDLNHPYQGIVHVMGPEQGITLPGMTIVCGDSHTATHGAFGALAFGIGTSEVEHVLATQTLKQGRAKTMKIEVNGRAAPGITAKDIVLAIIGKTGSAGGTGYVVEFCGDAIRALSMEGRMTLCNMAIEMGAKAGLVAPDETTFHYVKGRLHAPKGQDFDEAVAYWKTLKTDDGAQFDAVVTLNAEEIAPQVTWGTNPGQVIAVSDAIPDPASFADPVERASAEKALAYMGLKPGVPLTDVAIDKVFIGSCTNSRIEDLRAAAEIARGRKVAPGVQALVVPGSGPVKAQAEAEGLDKIFIEAGFEWRLPGCSMCLAMNNDRLNPGERCASTSNRNFEGRQGRGGRTHLVSPAMAAAAAVTGRFADIRSLK; from the coding sequence ATGGCAAAGACCTTATATCAGAAGCTGTTTGACGCCCATGTGGTTCATGAGGCCCCGAACGAAACGCCGCTGCTCTACATCGACCGTCACCTGGTGCATGAAGTGACGTCGCCGCAGGCGTTTGACGGCCTGCGCGCCCATGGCCGTCCGGTGCGCCAGCCGCGCAAAACGTTCGCCACCATGGATCACAACGTCTCCACCCAGACCAAAGACATCAATGCGTCCGGCGAAATGGCCCGCATTCAGATGCAGGAGCTGATCAAGAACTGCAACGAGTTCGGCGTTGAGCTCTACGATCTCAACCATCCGTATCAGGGCATCGTGCATGTCATGGGGCCGGAGCAGGGCATCACCCTGCCGGGCATGACCATCGTCTGCGGCGACTCCCACACCGCGACCCACGGGGCGTTCGGCGCGCTGGCGTTCGGCATCGGCACTTCGGAAGTGGAGCATGTGCTGGCAACCCAGACGCTCAAACAGGGCCGCGCGAAGACCATGAAAATCGAGGTTAATGGCCGCGCCGCGCCGGGCATCACCGCGAAAGATATCGTGCTGGCGATTATTGGTAAAACCGGCAGCGCCGGCGGCACCGGCTATGTAGTGGAGTTCTGCGGCGACGCTATCCGCGCGCTCAGCATGGAAGGCCGCATGACGCTGTGCAACATGGCGATCGAAATGGGCGCCAAAGCGGGCCTGGTGGCACCGGATGAAACCACTTTTCACTATGTTAAAGGCCGTCTGCACGCGCCGAAAGGCCAGGATTTCGACGAGGCCGTAGCGTACTGGAAAACCCTGAAAACCGACGACGGCGCGCAGTTTGACGCCGTGGTCACACTCAATGCCGAAGAGATCGCCCCGCAAGTCACCTGGGGCACCAACCCAGGCCAGGTGATCGCCGTAAGCGACGCCATTCCCGACCCGGCCTCGTTCGCCGATCCGGTTGAGCGCGCCTCCGCCGAGAAAGCGCTGGCTTACATGGGCCTCAAGCCCGGCGTGCCGCTGACCGATGTGGCTATCGATAAAGTGTTTATCGGCTCCTGCACCAACTCGCGCATTGAAGATCTGCGCGCCGCGGCTGAAATCGCCCGCGGCCGTAAAGTGGCGCCGGGCGTTCAGGCGCTGGTGGTGCCAGGCTCAGGCCCGGTGAAAGCGCAGGCGGAAGCCGAAGGGCTGGATAAGATTTTCATCGAGGCTGGTTTTGAATGGCGTCTGCCTGGCTGCTCGATGTGCCTTGCGATGAACAACGACCGCCTGAACCCTGGCGAGCGCTGCGCGTCGACCAGCAACCGTAACTTTGAAGGCCGTCAGGGCCGCGGCGGACGCACGCACCTGGTCAGCCCGGCGATGGCCGCCGCCGCCGCCGTGACCGGCCGTTTCGCCGACATCCGTAGTCTGAAATAA
- the sgrT gene encoding glucose uptake inhibitor SgrT, with product MKTSSTGRFYQQYFSATQRLSGSWLARLNGKTPQRMLDEIMQWEVTLPMTFKRR from the coding sequence ATGAAAACGTCGTCAACAGGCAGGTTTTATCAGCAGTATTTCAGCGCAACGCAACGTCTTTCCGGTTCATGGCTGGCCCGCCTGAACGGTAAAACGCCGCAACGAATGCTCGATGAGATCATGCAGTGGGAGGTGACACTCCCGATGACGTTTAAACGCCGCTAA
- the leuA gene encoding 2-isopropylmalate synthase encodes MSQQVIIFDTTLRDGEQALQASLSVKEKLQIALALERMGVDVMEVGFPVSSPGDFESVQTIARQVKNSRVCALARCVEKDIDVAAESLKVAEAFRIHTFIATSPMHIATKLRSTLDEVIERAVYMVKRARNYTDDVEFSCEDAGRTPIADLARVVEAAINAGATTINIPDTVGYTLPFEFSNIISGLYEHVPNIDKAVISVHTHDDLGMAVGNALAAVQAGARQVEGTLNGIGERAGNCALEEVIMAIKLRQNLMNVHTRINHQEIWRTSQTVSQICNMPIPANKAVVGSGAFAHSSGIHQDGVLKNRENYEIMTPESIGLNQVQLNLTSRSGRAAVKHRMEEMGYHENDYNLDDLYDAFLKLADKKGQVFDYDLEALAFINKQQEEPEHFRLEYFSVQSGSSAMATASVKLACGEEIKAEAANGNGPVDAVYQAINRITDYDIELVKYQLGAKGHGKNALGQVDIVVSYNGRHFHGVGLTTDIVESSARAMINVLNNIWRAGEVEKELQRKAQNKEHNQETV; translated from the coding sequence ATGAGCCAGCAAGTCATTATTTTTGATACCACATTGCGTGACGGTGAGCAGGCGCTGCAGGCGAGCCTGAGCGTAAAGGAAAAACTGCAAATCGCGCTGGCGCTTGAGCGCATGGGTGTCGATGTTATGGAAGTCGGTTTTCCGGTCTCTTCACCGGGCGATTTCGAGTCTGTGCAGACCATCGCCCGTCAGGTGAAAAACAGCCGCGTCTGCGCCCTGGCGCGCTGCGTGGAAAAAGATATCGACGTGGCCGCCGAATCTCTGAAAGTCGCCGAGGCGTTTCGTATTCACACTTTCATCGCCACGTCGCCGATGCACATCGCGACCAAACTGCGCAGTACGCTGGATGAAGTGATTGAGCGCGCCGTCTATATGGTCAAACGCGCCCGCAACTATACCGACGACGTCGAATTCTCCTGTGAAGACGCGGGCCGCACCCCGATTGCCGATCTGGCGCGCGTCGTGGAAGCCGCTATCAACGCCGGCGCCACCACCATTAATATCCCGGACACCGTCGGCTACACCCTGCCTTTCGAATTCAGCAATATCATCAGCGGCCTGTACGAGCACGTACCGAACATCGACAAAGCAGTCATCTCCGTTCATACCCATGACGATCTGGGCATGGCCGTCGGCAACGCCCTGGCCGCCGTGCAGGCGGGCGCGCGTCAGGTGGAAGGCACGTTAAACGGCATCGGCGAACGCGCGGGCAACTGCGCGCTGGAAGAAGTCATTATGGCCATCAAGCTGCGCCAGAACCTGATGAACGTCCACACCCGCATTAACCACCAGGAGATCTGGCGCACCAGCCAGACTGTCAGCCAGATCTGCAACATGCCGATCCCGGCGAACAAAGCGGTGGTCGGCTCCGGCGCCTTCGCCCACTCTTCCGGCATCCACCAGGATGGCGTCCTGAAGAACCGCGAAAACTACGAAATCATGACGCCGGAATCCATCGGCCTGAATCAGGTGCAGCTGAACCTGACGTCCCGCTCCGGCCGCGCCGCCGTGAAGCACCGCATGGAAGAGATGGGCTATCACGAAAACGACTACAACCTGGATGACCTGTACGACGCCTTCCTGAAGCTGGCGGATAAAAAAGGCCAGGTGTTTGATTACGATCTGGAAGCGCTGGCCTTTATCAATAAACAGCAGGAAGAGCCGGAGCACTTCCGTCTGGAATACTTCAGCGTGCAGTCCGGCTCCAGCGCTATGGCGACCGCTTCTGTGAAGCTCGCCTGCGGCGAGGAAATTAAAGCCGAAGCCGCTAACGGCAACGGCCCGGTCGACGCGGTCTATCAGGCCATCAACCGCATTACCGACTACGACATTGAGCTGGTGAAATACCAGTTAGGCGCGAAAGGCCACGGCAAAAACGCGCTGGGCCAGGTGGATATCGTGGTCAGCTACAACGGCCGTCACTTCCACGGCGTGGGGCTGACGACCGATATCGTCGAATCCTCCGCCCGCGCGATGATCAACGTGCTGAACAACATCTGGCGCGCCGGCGAAGTCGAGAAAGAGTTGCAACGCAAAGCACAGAATAAAGAACACAATCAGGAAACCGTGTGA
- the leuO gene encoding transcriptional regulator LeuO: MSGDHIEHSPAPEGLKPQLRTVDLNLLTVFDAVMQEQNITRAAHMLGMSQPAVSNAVARLKLMFNDELFVRYGRGIQPTVRACQLFGSIRQALQLVQNELPGSGFEPLSSERLFNLCVCSPLDNLLTSIIYNSVMNIAPNIHLVFKSSLNQNIEHQLRYQETEFVIGYDEFRRPEFTCVPLFKDEMVLVSSKSHPRKDNLLRESEVFKEQHAVVALDRFSSFSLPWYDTAEKQSAIAYQGMALTSVLNVVSRTNLITIAPRWLAQDYEQALQLQIMPLPFKLNSRTCYLSWHEAAGRDKGHQWMEELLSNVCRR, encoded by the coding sequence ATGTCTGGTGATCATATTGAACACTCACCCGCGCCTGAAGGGCTGAAACCTCAATTACGCACGGTCGATCTGAATTTATTGACGGTTTTTGATGCGGTAATGCAGGAACAAAATATTACCCGCGCGGCGCATATGCTGGGCATGTCCCAGCCCGCCGTCAGTAATGCGGTGGCGAGACTTAAGCTTATGTTTAATGACGAGTTATTCGTTCGCTACGGGCGCGGCATTCAGCCCACTGTCCGGGCCTGCCAGCTGTTCGGGTCGATTCGTCAGGCGCTTCAGCTGGTGCAAAATGAGTTGCCGGGTTCAGGCTTCGAGCCGCTCAGCAGCGAAAGGCTGTTTAACCTCTGCGTGTGCAGCCCGCTCGATAACCTGCTGACGTCGATTATTTACAACAGCGTAATGAATATCGCGCCCAATATTCATTTAGTATTTAAATCTTCGCTGAATCAGAATATTGAACATCAGCTGCGTTATCAGGAGACGGAATTCGTCATTGGCTACGACGAATTTCGTCGCCCGGAGTTTACCTGCGTGCCGCTATTTAAAGATGAAATGGTGCTGGTGAGCAGTAAAAGCCACCCGCGTAAAGATAACCTGTTACGCGAAAGCGAAGTGTTTAAAGAGCAGCACGCCGTGGTGGCGTTAGATCGTTTCAGTTCTTTTAGCCTGCCGTGGTATGACACTGCGGAAAAACAATCCGCCATCGCGTATCAGGGAATGGCGCTGACCAGCGTATTAAATGTGGTGTCGCGTACCAATCTGATTACTATCGCTCCACGCTGGCTGGCGCAGGATTATGAGCAGGCGCTGCAGCTGCAAATCATGCCGCTGCCGTTTAAGTTAAACAGCCGCACCTGTTATCTCTCCTGGCATGAAGCGGCCGGGCGCGATAAAGGACACCAGTGGATGGAGGAGCTGTTATCGAACGTCTGTCGGCGATAA
- the thiB gene encoding thiamine ABC transporter substrate binding subunit yields the protein MLKKLLPLLALAAAPAFAKPVLTVYTYDSFSSEWGPGPKIKTAFEADCGCELKFVALEDGVSLLNRLRMEGKNSKADVVLGLDNNLLQAATATGLFAKSGVPAGEVNVPGGWNNDTFVPFDYGWFAFVYDKNKLKNPPKSLKELVESDQKWRVIYEDPRTSTPGLGLLLWMQKVYGDKAPDAWQKLAAKTVTVTKGWSEAYGLFLKGEGDLVLSYTTSPAYHIIEEKKENYAAANFSEGHYLQVEVAARTAASKQPALAEKFLKFMVSPAFQNAIPAGNWMYPVTNVALPEGFNALTRPQTTLQFTSQEVAAQRAQWTSEWQRAVSR from the coding sequence GTGTTAAAAAAACTGCTTCCCCTGCTGGCGCTCGCCGCCGCTCCGGCTTTCGCCAAACCCGTTCTGACCGTCTACACCTACGACTCCTTCTCCTCGGAGTGGGGCCCTGGCCCGAAAATTAAAACCGCCTTTGAAGCCGACTGCGGCTGCGAGCTGAAATTCGTGGCGCTGGAAGATGGCGTCTCGCTGCTTAACCGTCTGCGCATGGAAGGCAAAAACAGCAAAGCCGATGTGGTGCTGGGCCTGGATAACAACCTGCTTCAGGCCGCGACCGCGACCGGGCTGTTCGCGAAAAGCGGCGTTCCGGCGGGTGAGGTTAACGTGCCGGGCGGCTGGAACAACGACACCTTTGTGCCGTTCGACTACGGCTGGTTCGCCTTCGTCTATGACAAAAACAAGCTGAAAAACCCGCCGAAAAGCCTGAAAGAGCTGGTTGAGAGCGATCAGAAATGGCGCGTCATCTATGAAGATCCGCGCACCAGCACGCCGGGGCTGGGCCTGCTGCTGTGGATGCAGAAAGTCTATGGCGATAAAGCGCCGGACGCCTGGCAGAAGCTCGCCGCGAAGACCGTTACCGTCACCAAAGGCTGGAGCGAAGCCTACGGCCTGTTCCTGAAAGGCGAAGGCGATCTGGTGCTGAGCTACACCACCTCGCCCGCCTACCACATCATTGAAGAGAAAAAAGAGAACTACGCGGCGGCGAACTTCAGCGAAGGCCACTATTTGCAGGTGGAAGTCGCCGCACGCACCGCCGCCAGCAAACAGCCGGCACTGGCGGAAAAGTTCCTGAAGTTTATGGTTTCGCCCGCGTTCCAGAATGCGATCCCCGCGGGCAACTGGATGTACCCGGTGACCAACGTCGCGCTGCCGGAAGGGTTTAACGCCCTGACCCGGCCGCAGACCACCCTGCAGTTCACCTCACAGGAAGTCGCCGCACAGCGCGCGCAATGGACGAGTGAATGGCAACGCGCCGTGAGCCGCTGA
- the leuB gene encoding 3-isopropylmalate dehydrogenase, giving the protein MSKNYHIAVLPGDGIGPEVMAQALKVLDAVRGRFDMRITTSHYDVGGIAIDRHGNPLPQATIEGCEQADAILFGSVGGPKWENLPPAQQPERGALLPLRKHFKLFSNLRPAKLYQGLEEFCPLRADIAANGFDILCVRELTGGIYFGQPKGREGSGMHEKAFDTEIYHRFEIERIARIAFESARKRRNKVTSIDKANVLQTSLLWREIVNEIGKEYPDVELAHMYIDNATMQLIKDPSQFDVLLCSNLFGDILSDECAMITGSMGMLPSASLNEQGFGLYEPAGGSAPDIAGKNIANPIAQILSLSLLLRYSLEADDAATAIENAINRALEEGVRTGDLARGGQAVSTDEMGDIIARYVAEGV; this is encoded by the coding sequence ATGTCTAAAAATTATCATATTGCAGTTTTGCCGGGCGACGGTATTGGCCCGGAAGTGATGGCGCAAGCCCTGAAAGTACTGGATGCCGTTCGTGGTCGCTTTGATATGCGTATTACCACCAGCCATTACGACGTTGGCGGCATCGCCATCGATCGCCACGGCAACCCGCTGCCGCAGGCCACCATTGAAGGCTGCGAGCAGGCCGATGCGATCCTGTTCGGCTCGGTCGGCGGCCCGAAGTGGGAAAATCTGCCTCCCGCGCAGCAGCCGGAGCGCGGCGCGCTGCTGCCGCTGCGTAAACATTTCAAATTGTTCAGCAATCTGCGTCCGGCGAAGCTCTACCAGGGCCTGGAAGAATTTTGCCCGCTGCGCGCCGATATCGCCGCCAACGGCTTTGACATCCTCTGCGTGCGCGAGCTGACCGGCGGCATCTACTTCGGCCAGCCGAAAGGCCGCGAAGGCAGCGGCATGCATGAAAAAGCGTTCGACACCGAGATCTATCACCGTTTTGAGATAGAACGCATCGCCCGCATCGCGTTTGAATCGGCGCGCAAACGCCGTAATAAAGTCACCTCGATTGATAAAGCGAACGTGCTGCAAACGTCGCTGCTGTGGCGCGAAATCGTCAATGAAATCGGCAAAGAGTACCCGGACGTCGAACTGGCGCACATGTACATCGACAACGCCACCATGCAGCTGATTAAAGATCCGTCGCAGTTCGACGTGCTGCTCTGCTCTAACCTGTTCGGCGATATTCTCTCTGACGAGTGCGCCATGATCACCGGCTCCATGGGAATGCTGCCTTCCGCGAGCCTCAACGAGCAGGGCTTTGGTCTGTACGAGCCGGCTGGCGGCTCCGCGCCGGATATCGCCGGGAAAAACATCGCCAACCCGATAGCCCAGATCCTCTCGCTGTCTCTGCTGCTGCGCTACAGCCTGGAGGCCGACGACGCGGCGACGGCGATTGAAAATGCGATTAACCGCGCGCTCGAAGAAGGCGTGCGTACCGGCGACCTGGCCCGCGGCGGCCAGGCTGTCAGCACCGACGAAATGGGCGATATCATTGCCCGCTATGTGGCCGAAGGGGTGTAA
- the leuL gene encoding leu operon leader peptide, which produces MIRIVRFAGLLLLNASSVRGRLVRDVQR; this is translated from the coding sequence ATGATTCGCATCGTTCGTTTCGCTGGTCTACTACTACTAAACGCATCCTCAGTGCGCGGTAGACTGGTGCGCGACGTTCAGCGGTAA
- a CDS encoding sugar efflux transporter has protein sequence MLWFLTFVRRLNVVYLSFMVVAFMMGVAGALQAPTLSLFLSREVGAPPFWVGLFYTVNAIAGIAVSLLLAKRSDSRGDRRKLILFCCLMAVGNCVLFAFNRHYLTLITAGVLLASLANTAMPQLFALAREYADNSAREAVMFSSVMRAQLSLAWVIGPPLSFMLALSFGFTTMFLIAAGIFILSLGIIFFALPSVARIEQPADVAITQVSGWKDKNVRMLFIASVLMWTCNTMYIIDMPLWVSQELALPESLAGVLMGTAAGLEIPAMLLAGFYVKRFGKKPMMLVAVGAGVLFYAGLNLFHSREALLGLQLFNALFIGIVAGIGMIWFQDLMPGRAGSATTLFSNSISTGVILAGVVQGALVESFGHYAVYPVITGVALVALWLTSRVKDV, from the coding sequence ATGCTGTGGTTTCTTACGTTCGTCCGACGTCTCAATGTCGTCTATCTCTCCTTTATGGTCGTCGCCTTTATGATGGGTGTGGCGGGCGCGCTGCAGGCGCCGACGCTGAGTCTGTTTTTAAGCCGGGAAGTCGGCGCGCCGCCGTTCTGGGTCGGGCTGTTTTATACGGTGAACGCGATTGCCGGGATTGCCGTCAGCCTGTTGCTGGCGAAGCGCTCCGACAGCCGGGGCGACCGGCGCAAGCTGATCCTTTTTTGCTGCCTGATGGCGGTCGGCAACTGCGTTTTGTTCGCCTTTAATCGTCATTATCTGACGCTGATTACCGCAGGCGTGCTGCTGGCGTCGCTTGCGAATACCGCCATGCCGCAGCTTTTCGCGCTGGCGCGCGAGTATGCCGATAACTCCGCCCGCGAGGCGGTGATGTTCAGCTCGGTGATGCGCGCCCAGCTCTCGCTCGCATGGGTTATCGGGCCGCCGCTGTCGTTTATGCTGGCGCTGAGTTTCGGCTTTACCACCATGTTTTTAATCGCCGCCGGGATTTTTATCCTGAGCCTGGGGATTATCTTTTTCGCGCTGCCGTCTGTGGCGCGTATTGAGCAGCCTGCCGATGTGGCGATCACGCAGGTCAGCGGTTGGAAGGATAAGAACGTGCGGATGCTGTTTATCGCCTCCGTGCTGATGTGGACCTGTAATACGATGTATATCATCGATATGCCGCTGTGGGTGAGCCAGGAGCTGGCGCTGCCCGAGAGCCTCGCGGGCGTGCTGATGGGCACCGCGGCGGGGCTTGAGATCCCGGCGATGCTGCTGGCCGGTTTTTACGTGAAGCGGTTCGGTAAAAAGCCGATGATGCTGGTGGCGGTGGGAGCGGGCGTGCTGTTTTACGCCGGGCTTAATCTCTTTCACAGCCGCGAGGCGCTGCTGGGGTTGCAGCTCTTTAACGCGCTGTTTATCGGGATTGTCGCGGGGATTGGGATGATCTGGTTTCAGGATCTGATGCCGGGGCGCGCCGGTTCTGCCACCACGCTGTTCAGCAACAGTATTTCGACAGGCGTGATCCTGGCGGGCGTGGTGCAGGGGGCGCTGGTGGAGAGCTTCGGGCATTACGCCGTGTACCCGGTAATTACCGGGGTAGCGCTGGTGGCGTTGTGGCTGACGAGCCGGGTGAAGGATGTGTAA
- the sgrR gene encoding HTH-type transcriptional regulator SgrR translates to MPSGRLQQQFIRLWQCCDGKPQDTTLNELAELLSCSRRHMRTLLNAMQARGWLTWEAEAGRGKRSRLRFLYTGLALQQQRAEDLLEQDRIDQLVQIVGDKSAVRQMLLSHLGRSFRQGRHILRVLYYRPLQNLLPGSALRRSETHIARQIFSGLTRINEENGELEADIAHHWQRISPFHWRFFLRPGIHFHHGRELDMLDVISSLQRICALPLYAHIRQVISPTAWTLDIHLSEPDDWLPWLMGSVPAMILPREWPELPKFASQPVGTGPYAVVRNNSNQLKIHAFDDYFGYRALIDEVNFWVLPEIGEELSCAVQLEGPTRDADEKAVESRLEEGCYYLLFDSRSRVGAMPEVRRWISSRFTPARLLHRAAPHYQRIWFPAYGLLPRWHHAPQIPEARKPAGLERLTLTFYGDHNENRIIGALLRDILAQEQVELELREVSYEEWYQGDITSDLWLNSANFTLPLDFSLFAHLCEVPLIQRCIPLDWQGDAQRWRTGSLNLPQWCRTMLERQDILPLIHHWLMLQGQRSMRGVRMNTLGWFDFKSAWFAPPEP, encoded by the coding sequence ATGCCTTCAGGTCGTCTGCAACAGCAATTCATCCGCCTGTGGCAATGCTGCGATGGCAAGCCCCAGGACACCACGCTGAACGAACTGGCCGAGCTGCTGAGCTGCTCGCGCCGCCACATGCGCACGCTGCTGAACGCCATGCAGGCGCGCGGCTGGCTGACGTGGGAAGCCGAAGCCGGACGCGGCAAACGCTCCAGGCTGCGTTTCCTCTATACCGGGCTCGCGCTCCAGCAGCAGCGGGCGGAAGATCTGCTGGAGCAGGACAGGATCGATCAGCTGGTGCAGATCGTCGGCGACAAATCCGCGGTGCGCCAAATGCTGCTCTCGCACCTGGGCCGCAGCTTCCGCCAGGGACGCCATATTCTGCGCGTGCTCTATTACCGCCCGCTGCAAAACCTGCTGCCCGGCAGCGCGTTGCGCCGTTCAGAAACCCATATCGCCCGGCAAATTTTCAGCGGCCTGACGCGCATAAACGAGGAAAACGGGGAACTGGAAGCCGATATTGCGCACCACTGGCAGCGTATTTCCCCTTTTCACTGGCGCTTTTTCTTACGCCCCGGCATCCATTTTCATCATGGCCGCGAGCTCGATATGCTGGATGTCATCAGCTCGCTACAGCGCATCTGCGCCCTGCCGCTCTACGCGCATATCCGCCAGGTGATCTCCCCCACGGCCTGGACGCTGGATATTCACCTGAGCGAGCCGGACGACTGGCTGCCGTGGCTGATGGGCAGCGTGCCTGCGATGATCCTGCCGCGGGAGTGGCCGGAGCTGCCGAAATTCGCCAGTCAGCCCGTCGGCACTGGCCCTTACGCGGTGGTGCGCAATAACAGCAACCAGCTAAAAATCCACGCCTTCGACGACTACTTCGGTTACCGGGCGCTGATTGATGAGGTCAACTTCTGGGTGCTGCCGGAAATCGGCGAGGAGCTGAGCTGCGCCGTTCAGCTTGAAGGCCCGACGCGCGACGCCGACGAAAAAGCCGTGGAGAGCCGCCTCGAAGAAGGCTGCTACTACCTGCTGTTTGATTCCCGCTCGCGCGTCGGCGCCATGCCGGAGGTGCGCCGCTGGATAAGCTCGCGCTTTACGCCCGCCCGCCTGCTGCACCGCGCCGCGCCGCACTATCAGCGCATCTGGTTTCCGGCTTACGGCCTGCTGCCGCGCTGGCACCACGCGCCGCAAATCCCTGAGGCGCGCAAACCCGCCGGGCTTGAGCGCCTGACGCTTACCTTCTATGGCGACCACAATGAAAACCGCATTATCGGCGCGCTGCTGCGCGACATTCTGGCGCAGGAGCAGGTGGAGCTGGAACTGCGGGAAGTGAGCTATGAGGAGTGGTATCAGGGCGACATCACCAGCGATTTGTGGCTTAACAGCGCCAACTTTACGCTGCCGCTCGATTTCTCGCTGTTCGCGCACCTGTGCGAAGTGCCGCTGATCCAGCGCTGCATTCCGCTCGACTGGCAGGGCGACGCGCAGCGCTGGCGCACCGGATCGCTGAACCTGCCGCAGTGGTGCCGCACGATGCTCGAGCGTCAGGACATTCTGCCGCTGATCCACCACTGGCTGATGCTACAGGGCCAGCGCAGTATGCGCGGCGTGCGGATGAACACGCTCGGCTGGTTTGATTTTAAATCCGCCTGGTTTGCGCCGCCCGAGCCGTAA
- the leuD gene encoding 3-isopropylmalate dehydratase small subunit — MAEKFTQHTGLVVPLDAANVDTDAIIPKQFLQKVTRTGFGAHLFNDWRFLDDKGEQPNPEFVLNFPEYQGASILLARENFGCGSSREHAPWALTDYGFKVVIAPSFADIFYGNSFNNQLLPVTLSDEEVDEMFALVKANPGIRFEVDLEAQVVKAGDKSYSFNIDAFRRHCMLNGLDSIGLTLQHDDAIAAYEKKQPAFMG, encoded by the coding sequence ATGGCAGAGAAATTTACTCAACACACCGGTCTGGTGGTTCCGCTGGATGCGGCGAACGTGGATACCGACGCGATTATCCCGAAGCAGTTCCTGCAAAAGGTGACGCGCACCGGCTTCGGCGCGCATCTGTTTAATGACTGGCGTTTTCTCGATGACAAAGGCGAGCAGCCGAACCCGGAATTCGTGCTGAATTTCCCGGAATATCAGGGCGCGTCTATCCTGCTGGCGCGCGAAAACTTCGGCTGCGGCTCGTCGCGCGAGCACGCGCCATGGGCGCTGACCGATTACGGTTTTAAAGTGGTGATTGCGCCGAGTTTCGCCGATATCTTCTACGGCAACAGCTTTAACAACCAGCTGCTGCCGGTGACGCTCAGCGATGAAGAAGTGGATGAGATGTTTGCGCTGGTGAAGGCGAACCCCGGCATTCGCTTTGAAGTGGATCTGGAAGCGCAGGTGGTGAAAGCGGGCGATAAGTCTTATAGCTTTAACATCGACGCGTTTCGTCGCCACTGTATGCTGAACGGGCTGGACAGCATCGGTCTGACGTTGCAGCACGACGACGCCATCGCGGCGTATGAGAAAAAACAGCCCGCGTTTATGGGGTGA